The Lactuca sativa cultivar Salinas chromosome 2, Lsat_Salinas_v11, whole genome shotgun sequence genome includes a window with the following:
- the LOC111898587 gene encoding cytochrome P450 76T24, whose protein sequence is MNELKQLPRKIMEYQTFFLVVSCLFPLAIYAYIISSRRNSRLPPGPKGFPVIGNLLEFGDKPHQSLAILSKRYGPLMSLKLGSNTTIVISSPDITKQFFNTHDVAFLNRSPPMAIQIGDYHKYSIVWMEAGDQWRKLRRMTKEYMFSVQQLDASELLRREKVQELVNHANRCCIEEKPLNVGACAFTTSLNILSNFMFSIDLAEYGPKSTQQFQDLVLQGMQSGARPGLPDLFPILHSLDPLGLIWSENVYGKKMLAIFDKIINDRLKTRSDGVSTKSNDVLDLLLDQHSSFTQNDMRHLFLTLFMAGTDTTSSTLEWAMSELIRNPEKMKKARLEVDKLMQNNNNGSIQESDMSQLTYLQAVIKETLRLHPPAPFLIPRQALHDVTIQGFIVPKNAQILCNVWAMGRDPNIWSDPEMFMPERFLDVKIDYKGQDFELIPFGAGRRMCPGLNLANRMLHIILGSLIHKFDWKLVGNTRPEDIDMGEKYGITLQKAEPLMVIPTKL, encoded by the exons ATGAACGAATTAAAACAACTTCCACGTAAAATAATGGAGTATCAAACCTTCTTCCTCGTAGTATCTTGTCTTTTCCCACTGGCAATCTATGCTTACATCATTTCCAGCCGGCGCAACTCACGGTTACCACCGGGACCTAAAGGTTTTCCCGTCATCGGAAACCTCTTAGAATTCGGTGACAAACCCCACCAATCACTTGCCATATTATCTAAACGTTATGGTCCGTTAATGTCACTTAAGCTCGGAAGCAATACGACCATAGTCATTTCATCTCCTGATATCACCAAACAATTCTTTAACACACATGATGTAGCCTTCTTAAACCGATCACCTCCTATGGCTATCCAAATCGGAGACTATCATAAATACTCTATTGTTTGGATGGAGGCCGGAGATCAATGGAGAAAATTGAGAAGAATGACCAAGGAATATATGTTCTCTGTTCAACAGCTAGACGCTAGTGAATTACTACGACGGGAGAAG GTACAAGAACTTGTCAACCATGCTAATCGATGTTGTATAGAGGAAAAGCCTTTGAACGTTGGTGCCTGTGCTTTCACGACGAGTCTCAACATCCTTTCCAACTTTATGTTTTCGATTGATCTTGCTGAATATGGTCCAAAATCAACACAACAATTCCAAGACTTAGTATTGCAAGGGATGCAATCTGGCGCAAGGCCAGGTCTACCAGACCTTTTTCCGATACTTCATTCGTTGGATCCACTAGGGTTAATATGGTCGGAAAATGTTTATGGTAAGAAAATGTTGGCTATTTTCGATAAGATCATCAATGACAGGTTAAAAACTAGATCTGATGGCGTTTCAACCAAAAGCAATGATGTTCTAGACTTACTGCTCGACCAACACTCTAGTTTTACTCAAAATGATATGAGACACTTATTTTTG ACACTATTTATGGCGGGAACCGACACCACATCAAGCACGTTGGAATGGGCAATGTCGGAGCTAATTCGTAACCCAGAGAAAATGAAAAAAGCGAGGTTGGAGGTCGATAAACTCATGCAAAACAACAACAATGGAAGCATACAAGAATCTGATATGTCTCAACTCACTTACCTACAAGCAGTGATTAAGGAAACTCTGAGACTTCATCCTCCTGCCCCTTTTCTTATCCCTCGCCAAGCCCTACATGACGTTACTATTCAAGGTTTCATTGTGCCTAAAAATGCACAAATTTTGTGTAACGTTTGGGCTATGGGTCGAGACCCAAACATATGGTCAGACCCAGAAATGTTCATGCCTGAGAGGTTTTTGGACGTGAAGATTGACTATAAAGGCCAAGATTTTGAGCTTATTCCATTTGGTGCAGGAAGGAGGATGTGTCCAGGATTGAATCTTGCTAATAGGATGTTACATATAATATTGGGATCTTTGATTCATAAGTTTGATTGGAAGCTTGTGGGAAATACGAGACCTGAAGATATTGATATGGGAGAAAAGTACGGGATCACATTGCAAAAGGCTGAACCACTCATGGTTATCCCTACGAAGCTGTAG